A stretch of Fundicoccus culcitae DNA encodes these proteins:
- a CDS encoding DUF2207 domain-containing protein, with protein MKRFLRMMLSVFVVIAMMYPGFSALAQDVSFDITKQDITAEIRSDGSVQFTDIQYYDINYINGALFTLDAENYQVSHYEVGIIDPNTQEPIFFPENTTGSPETYLVNENNGTYEFRVYYPAADEQVAFVYQYTIDALVTNYNDTAELNRQIVGTGTNDVMDVTAEIILPAVVANPEDFRTWAQGAPQGEIQQSERDGHSIAVINVPNNPANQFVEVQILFPTAMTPNNPNVVDQDRKQLIIDQQEEGRLAELQAYESSRSNYVNWLIVIIVAIFIGPVFAWWYYLSRRKKLNPNPIHVPEHVYHLPEDITPAVMATSVYRTKPNNDDFAATILDLARKGYIKLEEVRKEKRGFLSGDSSTIRISLSDEKPDVKQLHKHEQYAYDFVKPKGSEKSITFEQIEKEAKADKTYAKRLFSNWTRFENFVSIRGQQLRDPQKEQTYALLWATLALFASISLMVVGIILAVSRFSLPTLMWTVIGLGVVGIVASFVLLIRASNYPIQTQASDHRQKEWHGFANMLKDIGNFNMREIATIELWEEYLVYAVSLGVADKVVEAMNLNFSQTELNTLHMGPTIYAYPHMITSSMSRSVQQSVQSSAPASSNYSGSNVGGFGGGFGGGSSGGSGGGSGSGGF; from the coding sequence ATGAAACGATTTTTGCGTATGATGTTGTCTGTATTTGTCGTTATTGCAATGATGTATCCCGGATTTTCGGCATTGGCACAAGATGTGAGTTTTGATATCACAAAACAAGATATTACAGCAGAAATTCGTTCAGACGGTAGTGTTCAATTTACAGATATTCAATATTACGACATTAACTATATAAACGGGGCTTTATTTACTTTAGATGCCGAAAACTACCAAGTGAGTCACTATGAGGTAGGTATTATTGACCCGAACACACAAGAACCTATCTTTTTCCCTGAAAATACGACGGGGTCACCCGAAACGTATCTCGTTAATGAAAACAATGGGACGTATGAATTCCGTGTGTATTATCCAGCAGCCGATGAGCAAGTCGCTTTTGTTTATCAATATACGATTGACGCACTCGTAACCAATTATAATGATACCGCAGAACTTAATCGGCAAATCGTTGGGACGGGAACGAATGATGTCATGGATGTGACGGCAGAAATTATTCTACCCGCAGTCGTGGCTAACCCTGAAGACTTCAGAACGTGGGCACAAGGCGCGCCACAAGGGGAAATCCAACAAAGTGAACGCGATGGGCATAGCATTGCCGTCATCAACGTTCCAAATAACCCAGCCAATCAATTTGTGGAAGTGCAAATTTTATTTCCGACTGCTATGACACCCAACAACCCTAATGTGGTTGATCAAGATCGTAAGCAACTAATTATTGATCAACAAGAAGAAGGGCGCTTAGCCGAGTTGCAAGCATATGAATCGAGTCGCAGTAATTATGTGAATTGGTTAATCGTGATTATCGTAGCGATATTTATTGGGCCGGTTTTCGCTTGGTGGTATTACTTGAGCCGTCGGAAAAAACTGAACCCTAACCCGATTCACGTGCCAGAACATGTGTACCATTTGCCGGAGGATATTACACCCGCGGTGATGGCGACGTCCGTTTACAGGACGAAACCGAATAATGATGATTTTGCGGCGACGATTTTAGATTTAGCACGCAAAGGTTATATTAAGTTAGAAGAAGTGCGTAAGGAAAAACGTGGTTTTCTGTCGGGGGATAGTTCGACGATTCGAATTAGTTTGAGTGACGAAAAGCCAGATGTGAAACAACTACATAAACATGAACAGTATGCCTATGATTTTGTTAAACCCAAAGGCAGTGAAAAGAGTATTACATTTGAACAAATTGAGAAAGAAGCCAAAGCCGATAAAACTTATGCCAAACGCTTGTTTAGCAATTGGACGCGGTTTGAAAATTTTGTATCCATCAGAGGACAACAATTAAGAGATCCTCAAAAAGAGCAGACCTATGCTTTATTATGGGCTACTTTGGCCTTATTTGCTTCTATTTCGTTAATGGTAGTAGGAATCATTTTAGCCGTATCGCGTTTTAGTTTACCTACGTTAATGTGGACGGTTATCGGCCTAGGTGTGGTTGGAATTGTCGCCTCGTTTGTTTTACTCATACGCGCCAGCAACTATCCAATTCAAACCCAGGCGAGTGACCACCGCCAAAAAGAGTGGCATGGTTTTGCGAATATGCTGAAAGATATTGGAAACTTTAACATGCGTGAAATTGCGACCATTGAATTATGGGAAGAATATCTGGTCTATGCCGTGTCCCTTGGGGTTGCTGACAAAGTCGTCGAAGCCATGAATCTTAACTTCAGCCAAACCGAACTCAATACCTTACATATGGGGCCAACCATTTATGCTTACCCACATATGATTACTAGTTCGATGAGCCGGTCGGTGCAACAATCCGTTCAATCATCAGCACCCGCAAGCTCCAATTACTCTGGTAGTAATGTCGGTGGTTTTGGTGGCGGCTTTGGTGGCGGATCAAGTGGGGGTTCCGGTGGTGGCTCAGGTTCTGGTGGCTTCTAA
- a CDS encoding potassium transporter TrkG, whose product MLIELIGALVIMIDFIPRFGLSQGAFNAVFLAVSAFCNSGFDNFGNNSLQDFSGNYLISLTVSALVIAGGLGFSVWFELIDRFTHFIKDRPRSLKVSFHTTSYNTRLILLMTAILLVFGTLIIWMAESQNEATISGLSIPQQLLTSFFQSANSRTAGYTTIQYEHTLPITRFIYMIFTVIGGAPGGTAGGIKVTTFAILILMIRAELNSYSKVVFKKRVIPTRLVRQAVLIALYFLFFLVIGYALLIITHPYLNALDLMFESVSAIGSSGISIILTDRLSFFGRIILVIMMFAGRIGPSTMLVAILQRKNKEISYVDTNIQLG is encoded by the coding sequence TTGTTAATTGAGTTAATTGGTGCTTTAGTCATTATGATTGATTTTATTCCGCGTTTTGGCTTATCGCAAGGGGCATTTAATGCGGTTTTCTTAGCTGTTTCAGCTTTTTGTAATTCGGGTTTTGATAATTTTGGCAATAACAGTTTACAAGATTTTTCTGGGAATTATTTAATTTCTTTAACCGTGAGCGCTTTGGTCATTGCTGGTGGGTTAGGTTTTTCGGTGTGGTTTGAGCTGATTGATCGTTTCACGCATTTTATCAAAGATCGCCCAAGATCTCTAAAAGTATCATTTCATACGACATCCTATAATACGCGTTTAATTTTATTAATGACGGCGATTTTACTGGTGTTTGGGACGTTGATTATATGGATGGCTGAATCGCAAAATGAAGCGACGATTAGTGGGTTGAGTATTCCACAACAATTGTTAACGAGTTTTTTCCAGTCGGCCAATTCAAGAACAGCCGGTTATACGACCATTCAATATGAACATACCTTACCGATTACCCGCTTTATTTATATGATATTTACTGTAATTGGGGGTGCCCCGGGCGGGACTGCGGGTGGAATCAAAGTGACGACCTTTGCAATTTTGATTTTAATGATTCGTGCCGAGTTAAATTCTTATTCTAAAGTTGTGTTCAAGAAACGGGTGATTCCTACGCGTTTGGTGCGTCAAGCGGTTTTAATCGCTTTGTATTTTCTTTTCTTTTTGGTCATTGGGTATGCTTTGTTGATTATTACGCATCCTTATTTAAACGCTTTGGACTTAATGTTTGAATCGGTGAGTGCCATTGGGTCGTCTGGGATTTCGATTATTTTAACAGATCGCTTGAGTTTCTTTGGGCGGATTATTCTTGTCATTATGATGTTTGCAGGTAGGATTGGACCGAGTACGATGTTGGTGGCCATTTTACAACGAAAGAATAAGGAAATTTCTTATGTTGACACAAATATTCAACTGGGATAA
- a CDS encoding arginase family protein, producing the protein MTTLRLLLPQWQGGVNPNYAFGAELLNFIAPKTESSQTVRVEVAKDFDVKQVETNGLVSEPQLRQQIRDTQKALNDYKPDKVIVYGGDCSVDYAPFDYLSGKYGDKLGMIWLDAHSDLVELSHTNHAHETIVTDLLGRKATTLSQELNYPIQPSQLLYVGLPKDEIRPQEYLVDELRIPVITPEILADSSQAVVDWIKEGRFEYIAIHFDLDVLSPADFRANLPGKPYQDLSTFGAAIGRLTLAQAVRFFKDISAEADLVGLGIAEHMPWDALNLRNALSEISIFQD; encoded by the coding sequence ATGACAACATTAAGACTTTTATTACCTCAATGGCAAGGTGGCGTGAACCCTAATTATGCATTTGGAGCAGAACTGCTTAATTTTATAGCCCCAAAAACTGAAAGCAGTCAAACAGTCCGTGTTGAAGTCGCCAAAGACTTCGATGTAAAACAAGTTGAAACAAATGGTCTGGTTAGTGAACCGCAACTGCGACAACAAATCCGCGACACCCAAAAAGCATTAAATGATTACAAACCGGACAAAGTTATCGTTTATGGTGGCGACTGTTCTGTTGATTATGCTCCTTTTGATTATTTAAGTGGCAAATATGGCGATAAATTAGGGATGATTTGGTTAGATGCACATAGTGATTTAGTTGAATTAAGTCACACTAATCACGCTCATGAAACAATCGTTACAGATTTACTTGGACGCAAAGCCACAACTTTAAGCCAAGAACTAAATTATCCCATCCAACCATCGCAATTACTTTATGTCGGTTTACCAAAAGATGAAATCCGTCCGCAGGAATATTTAGTTGACGAATTACGTATCCCTGTTATTACTCCTGAGATACTAGCTGATTCAAGCCAAGCGGTTGTAGATTGGATTAAAGAGGGCAGATTTGAATATATTGCCATTCACTTTGATTTGGATGTCTTATCTCCTGCTGATTTTAGAGCAAATCTACCTGGTAAACCTTATCAAGATTTATCTACTTTCGGTGCTGCCATTGGACGTTTGACATTGGCACAAGCTGTTCGTTTCTTTAAAGATATTAGTGCTGAAGCTGATTTAGTTGGCTTAGGAATTGCAGAACACATGCCATGGGATGCTCTTAACCTTAGAAATGCTTTATCAGAAATTTCGATCTTTCAAGATTAA
- a CDS encoding potassium channel family protein has translation MEIKTIGVLGLGLFGRAIAKEMSRYGRDVIAIDKDPNNVQRVADDVMSGAIGDFTDYDFLSSIGIGSCDVVVIATGTNLESAVLAVMHCKKLGVKQIIAKARSNTFEEVLYQVGVDVVVTPERDSGLQLASRLLRNHIEEVLRLDEETSIIEFEAPESWVGKTVLDLDLRRRYEINLIGTRADRGRKLNSNLDINEPITAETFFVAIANSHVFERYDYLNKLL, from the coding sequence ATGGAAATTAAAACCATTGGTGTTTTAGGTCTTGGCTTGTTTGGTCGGGCGATTGCTAAGGAAATGAGTCGTTATGGGCGCGATGTTATCGCTATTGATAAGGACCCTAATAATGTTCAGCGGGTGGCTGATGATGTGATGAGTGGTGCCATTGGTGATTTTACGGATTATGATTTTCTGAGTAGTATCGGGATTGGCAGTTGTGATGTGGTGGTGATTGCGACAGGAACTAATTTAGAAAGTGCTGTTTTAGCGGTTATGCACTGCAAAAAGTTGGGCGTTAAGCAAATTATTGCCAAGGCTCGTAGCAATACTTTTGAAGAAGTGCTGTATCAAGTCGGTGTGGATGTGGTGGTGACGCCGGAGCGCGATTCCGGTCTGCAGTTAGCTTCGCGTTTATTGCGGAATCATATTGAAGAGGTTTTACGTTTGGATGAGGAAACTTCTATTATTGAGTTTGAAGCGCCGGAGAGTTGGGTCGGAAAAACCGTGTTAGACCTTGATTTGCGTCGTCGTTATGAGATTAACTTGATTGGAACGCGCGCTGATCGTGGTCGCAAACTCAATTCTAACTTAGATATTAATGAACCTATCACTGCTGAAACGTTTTTTGTAGCCATCGCCAATTCACATGTTTTTGAACGCTATGATTATTTGAATAAATTACTCTAA
- a CDS encoding glycoside hydrolase family 1 protein has translation MNNETQTHFPKDFLWGGAIAASQVEGAALEDGRHWSTADALPYGVFKDVVIPPPEDYLKKDGIDFYHRYKEDIALFAEMGFKVFRLSLSWSRIFPNGDENEPNPLGLAYYDDLINEIRSHGMEVMVTIVHFDIPLNLALEYGGWSNPKLIDFYLHFAKTLYERYQDQVKYWITFNEINVTLEAPFNGAGIQGTKDTVDKSTLYQAIHHQFVASAKAIKLGHEINPNFMIGCMVANSPYYPLTSNPDDVMEAMKRDRETLFFADVHVRGKYSAYMKRFFKENDIKINITAEDLQIMQENPVDYISFSYYMSYCATANPEKNNQELGNVKTTVRNPYLEISDWGWQIDPKGLRYALNQFYDRYQKPLFIVENGLGAVDELVEDGQGSYTVNDDYRIKYLEDHLKQVAEAIEDGVELLGYTSWGPIDLVSNTIAEMRKRYGFIYVDRHNDGTGSLKRYKKKSFNWYKNVIATNGESLYENK, from the coding sequence ATGAATAACGAAACACAAACACACTTTCCTAAAGATTTTTTATGGGGTGGTGCTATTGCAGCTAGTCAAGTTGAAGGAGCTGCTTTAGAAGATGGGCGTCATTGGTCAACAGCAGATGCATTACCTTACGGTGTCTTCAAAGATGTTGTTATACCACCACCAGAAGACTATTTAAAGAAGGATGGTATTGACTTTTACCATCGTTACAAAGAAGATATTGCTCTGTTTGCTGAAATGGGTTTTAAGGTATTTCGTTTATCTCTCTCATGGTCACGCATTTTCCCAAATGGTGATGAAAATGAACCGAATCCATTAGGGTTAGCATACTACGATGATTTAATAAATGAAATACGTTCACACGGAATGGAAGTAATGGTAACAATAGTCCACTTTGATATTCCATTAAATTTAGCGTTAGAATATGGTGGTTGGTCAAATCCAAAATTAATTGATTTTTACTTGCATTTTGCCAAAACGCTATACGAACGTTATCAAGATCAAGTGAAATATTGGATTACCTTTAATGAAATCAATGTAACACTCGAAGCTCCTTTTAATGGTGCAGGTATACAAGGAACAAAAGATACGGTAGATAAGTCTACTTTGTATCAAGCGATTCACCATCAATTTGTTGCTTCCGCTAAAGCAATCAAATTAGGTCATGAAATTAATCCTAACTTTATGATTGGTTGTATGGTTGCTAACAGCCCTTACTACCCACTAACTTCTAATCCCGATGATGTGATGGAAGCAATGAAGCGCGACAGAGAAACCTTATTCTTTGCAGATGTTCATGTTAGAGGAAAATACTCTGCTTATATGAAACGCTTTTTCAAAGAAAATGATATTAAAATAAACATCACTGCCGAAGATCTCCAAATTATGCAAGAAAATCCTGTTGATTACATCTCATTTAGTTACTATATGTCTTATTGTGCGACAGCTAATCCGGAAAAAAATAATCAAGAATTGGGGAATGTTAAAACAACAGTAAGAAATCCCTATCTTGAAATTTCAGACTGGGGATGGCAAATCGACCCTAAAGGATTACGCTATGCCTTGAATCAGTTTTACGATCGCTATCAAAAGCCATTATTTATTGTTGAAAATGGTTTAGGAGCAGTGGATGAGTTAGTAGAAGATGGTCAAGGATCCTACACCGTAAACGATGATTACCGTATTAAGTACTTAGAAGACCATCTCAAACAAGTAGCTGAAGCCATTGAAGATGGTGTTGAATTATTAGGTTATACTAGTTGGGGACCAATCGACTTAGTCAGCAATACAATCGCAGAAATGAGAAAAAGATACGGCTTTATCTATGTTGATCGCCATAATGATGGTACAGGATCGTTAAAAAGATATAAAAAGAAAAGCTTCAATTGGTACAAAAATGTGATAGCTACAAACGGAGAGTCATTGTACGAGAACAAGTAA
- a CDS encoding S1C family serine protease, with translation MDKQNSQNRNNHFWKSFFGGALGSVITLIVAAVLIFSSAGNIPVAYMQEDNTPSEDSAQTLVDFESAIIGAVEKTSDAVVSVSNYQYVSSPESIFSYYSGIDLNNTEETLSLVGQGSGVVYKIEGDQAYIVTNNHVIEDAEEVSVIMANGEVIQAQIIGADAISDLAVLQIPADQVTTVIEFADSDAVQVGSLAIAIGSPLGSEFSSSVTQGIVSGVDRVVPVDVDDDGNADYDMSLLQTDAAINPGNSGGALVNKNGQLIGINSSKLSSTQIEGMGFAIPSNEVVNIIGLLEADGEVIRPSLGVSTYNLNEIALRSRVEVLGLDENTVDGVVVNQVLPDSSADKGGVEQYDVIVGMNDQPVTNLSDLRKELYRYNIGDTVTLNIIRNGENMQLELVLEATSSTPTTNQN, from the coding sequence ATGGACAAACAAAACAGTCAAAATCGCAATAATCACTTTTGGAAATCATTCTTTGGTGGCGCTCTAGGTAGTGTTATTACACTTATTGTAGCTGCTGTGCTTATTTTTAGTTCTGCAGGCAATATACCAGTGGCATACATGCAAGAGGATAATACACCGTCAGAAGATAGTGCTCAGACTTTGGTAGACTTTGAATCCGCTATTATTGGTGCGGTGGAAAAGACGAGCGATGCTGTTGTATCGGTTTCTAATTATCAATATGTTTCTAGCCCCGAAAGCATTTTTAGTTATTACTCAGGGATTGATTTAAATAATACAGAAGAAACCTTATCCTTAGTAGGACAAGGTAGTGGGGTTGTTTACAAAATTGAAGGCGACCAAGCCTACATCGTAACCAATAACCACGTTATCGAAGATGCTGAAGAAGTTAGCGTTATTATGGCAAATGGCGAAGTGATTCAAGCTCAAATCATTGGTGCAGACGCAATTAGTGACTTAGCTGTTCTTCAAATTCCTGCTGATCAAGTGACTACCGTGATTGAATTTGCTGACTCAGATGCTGTTCAAGTCGGTTCTTTAGCTATCGCAATTGGTTCACCTTTAGGTAGCGAATTCTCAAGTTCTGTTACCCAAGGGATTGTTTCTGGTGTTGATAGAGTTGTCCCTGTTGATGTTGATGACGACGGAAACGCTGATTACGATATGAGCCTTTTACAAACAGATGCAGCCATTAACCCAGGTAACTCTGGGGGTGCTTTAGTTAACAAAAACGGCCAATTAATTGGAATCAACTCAAGTAAATTAAGTTCAACCCAAATTGAGGGTATGGGCTTTGCGATTCCAAGTAACGAAGTGGTTAATATCATCGGCCTATTGGAAGCCGATGGCGAAGTTATTCGTCCTTCGTTAGGTGTTTCAACCTATAACTTAAATGAAATTGCCTTGCGTTCACGGGTAGAAGTCCTAGGCCTTGATGAAAACACAGTGGATGGGGTTGTCGTTAACCAAGTTCTTCCAGATAGCTCAGCAGATAAAGGCGGCGTTGAACAATATGACGTCATCGTTGGCATGAATGACCAACCAGTCACCAACCTATCCGACTTAAGAAAAGAACTTTATCGCTACAACATTGGCGACACAGTGACCCTAAACATCATTCGTAACGGTGAAAACATGCAACTCGAACTCGTTTTAGAAGCAACCTCAAGCACCCCAACAACCAACCAAAACTAA
- a CDS encoding beta-glucoside-specific PTS transporter subunit IIABC translates to MNDLQLANRILELLGGNGNVNSVTHCVTRLRVTVNDTKVVQKGELESVPDVIGVNQVGNQTQVILGGKVHDVYDQFIKLVGDTQKSEPVEEEKKGIISRFLDAITSIFNPILPAIIGAGLLKGILIFLMFYEIVSIESDTYQFLNVFSDAAFYFLPILLAYSAANRFKANPYVAASIGGILVHPNLINMMSASDSLTYFGIPVTNASYASSVLPIIMGVWLMAYVERILTKYIPKILKTILVPVLTILIVAPIILIVLGPIGTVIGNGLGEWFIGFYNNFGLLAGALFGAAFPFLVLIGMHVGFAPVMLQSLTTYGVDYIMGLNVASNSAQAGATTAVYLRTKNRDFKAVAGAAALNAIIGITEPALFGVTSKLKKPLIAVSIGGAVGGAIAGYFRVEALGIGTGPIAGVPLFIGPTFIYFIISCVVAYIISFVLTLVIGFEDIPAAATQSVEEVVVSNPETIDELKTTSLLSPLSGEVKKLEEVDDHVFSTKMMGDGVAIIPNIGKVFSPVNGTIVTAFTTGHAVGIKSNDGAEVLIHVGLDTVELEGKPFTMLAKEGDLVHTGDLLVEFDIQAIKDAGYNTITPIVITNSNQYDQIEQLKYGTVREGEAILTLEKKKERNGHNE, encoded by the coding sequence ATGAATGATCTTCAACTTGCAAATCGTATATTGGAATTATTAGGTGGGAACGGCAATGTCAATTCAGTCACGCATTGTGTCACAAGATTACGAGTAACGGTAAATGATACAAAGGTAGTCCAAAAAGGAGAACTTGAATCCGTCCCAGATGTTATCGGTGTTAATCAAGTGGGAAATCAAACACAAGTAATTCTTGGTGGTAAAGTGCATGATGTTTATGATCAATTCATTAAATTAGTAGGGGATACTCAAAAAAGTGAACCAGTAGAAGAGGAGAAGAAAGGGATTATTAGTCGCTTTTTAGATGCTATAACAAGCATTTTTAATCCGATTCTACCAGCAATAATTGGTGCTGGTCTACTTAAAGGGATTCTTATTTTCTTAATGTTTTATGAAATCGTCTCAATAGAAAGTGACACTTATCAATTTTTGAATGTTTTTTCTGATGCTGCCTTTTATTTCTTACCAATATTATTAGCTTATAGTGCAGCGAATCGCTTTAAGGCTAATCCTTATGTAGCAGCTTCAATTGGCGGGATTTTGGTACACCCTAATTTAATAAATATGATGTCAGCCAGTGATAGTTTGACGTATTTTGGAATACCAGTGACAAATGCATCTTATGCTTCAAGTGTCCTTCCGATTATTATGGGAGTTTGGTTGATGGCATACGTGGAGCGGATTTTAACAAAATACATACCTAAGATTTTAAAGACGATTTTAGTGCCAGTTCTAACGATATTAATTGTCGCACCTATAATTTTAATTGTATTAGGACCTATTGGAACAGTCATTGGTAATGGACTTGGTGAATGGTTTATTGGATTTTATAATAATTTTGGGCTTTTAGCTGGGGCTTTGTTCGGAGCAGCATTTCCTTTTCTAGTTTTGATAGGTATGCACGTTGGATTCGCACCTGTAATGCTTCAATCACTCACGACATACGGTGTTGACTACATTATGGGTCTTAATGTAGCAAGTAATTCAGCTCAAGCAGGGGCAACAACAGCCGTATATCTTAGGACAAAAAATAGGGACTTCAAGGCTGTGGCTGGAGCAGCAGCATTGAATGCAATTATAGGAATTACGGAACCGGCTTTATTTGGGGTAACTTCTAAATTGAAGAAACCTTTAATTGCTGTTTCCATTGGTGGTGCAGTAGGGGGAGCCATTGCAGGTTATTTTAGGGTAGAAGCTTTAGGTATAGGAACAGGACCAATCGCCGGCGTGCCGTTATTTATTGGACCTACATTTATATATTTCATCATTTCATGCGTCGTTGCCTATATTATATCCTTTGTCTTGACTTTAGTGATTGGTTTTGAAGATATCCCAGCAGCCGCAACGCAATCAGTGGAGGAAGTCGTTGTTAGCAATCCTGAGACAATCGATGAACTAAAAACAACTTCTTTGCTTAGTCCCTTGAGTGGCGAAGTTAAAAAGCTAGAAGAAGTCGATGATCATGTATTTTCAACTAAGATGATGGGTGATGGTGTCGCGATTATACCAAATATAGGTAAGGTGTTTTCACCTGTTAATGGAACCATCGTCACAGCTTTTACAACAGGTCATGCCGTGGGTATTAAAAGTAATGACGGAGCAGAAGTTTTGATTCATGTAGGACTTGATACAGTTGAACTTGAAGGGAAACCATTCACAATGCTAGCGAAAGAAGGTGACCTAGTACATACGGGAGATTTATTAGTTGAATTTGATATTCAAGCTATCAAGGACGCAGGCTATAACACAATAACGCCAATTGTAATTACTAACAGCAATCAATATGACCAAATTGAGCAATTAAAATATGGAACAGTAAGAGAAGGCGAAGCTATACTAACTCTTGAAAAGAAAAAAGAAAGGAATGGACACAATGAATAA
- a CDS encoding MBL fold metallo-hydrolase, whose amino-acid sequence MKKEVTIQTEVTTSKLQSTPDNSLRFSILASGSSGNCTYVETDQKRLIVDAGLSGKKIQQLFTEIDRDISQLDAIFVTHEHKDHIHGVGVLSRKYNLPVYANRQTWQAMDSMLGYIAEENRRYIEADTMTEFGDIDILTYNVSHDAIQPQFYAFQKGKKQFVMLTDTGYVSDRLRSQLKNASAYLIESNHEIEMLRYGKYPWSVKQRILSDKGHLSNEDGALAMVDLIGRATSDIYLGHLSRENNTKELALTTAINTMRLYDLGVDEDFLVHMTDPVQATALKIL is encoded by the coding sequence ATGAAAAAAGAGGTAACAATTCAAACAGAGGTAACAACATCAAAATTACAAAGTACGCCGGACAATAGCTTGCGTTTTTCCATTTTAGCGAGTGGATCGAGCGGCAATTGTACCTATGTGGAGACGGATCAAAAACGTCTGATTGTCGACGCGGGTTTAAGTGGCAAAAAAATTCAACAACTTTTCACCGAAATTGACCGAGATATTAGCCAACTTGATGCTATTTTTGTCACTCATGAACACAAAGATCATATCCACGGCGTGGGCGTCTTGTCCCGCAAATATAATTTGCCAGTTTATGCCAACCGCCAAACATGGCAAGCCATGGACTCTATGCTCGGTTACATTGCCGAAGAAAATCGCCGTTATATTGAAGCCGACACCATGACCGAATTTGGTGATATCGATATTCTCACATATAATGTCAGTCATGATGCGATTCAACCCCAGTTTTATGCCTTTCAAAAAGGTAAAAAGCAATTCGTCATGTTGACGGATACGGGTTATGTCAGCGACCGCCTGCGGTCACAATTAAAAAACGCCTCAGCTTACTTGATTGAAAGCAATCATGAAATCGAAATGCTACGCTATGGTAAATATCCTTGGTCCGTTAAACAACGAATTCTCAGTGATAAAGGGCATTTGAGTAATGAAGACGGGGCATTGGCGATGGTAGATTTAATCGGACGTGCGACCAGTGATATTTATTTGGGGCATTTGAGTCGGGAAAATAATACCAAAGAATTGGCTTTAACGACGGCTATCAATACCATGCGCTTGTATGATTTGGGCGTGGATGAGGACTTTTTGGTGCATATGACCGACCCGGTGCAAGCGACAGCCTTAAAAATTCTATAA
- a CDS encoding MurR/RpiR family transcriptional regulator: MLLDNLENKKDFTTSEQLIADYILKNPTAVQSMTAEELGKKSFTSKATVLRFCNKLDLKGFNDLRHHLIKEIYEKNRLIELIEDEPIHDQSTLEEIITVLPSLYDRAIGESKLRWDDKALKQAIKLLKEAEFIDIYGSGITYSCATAAAFKFQSIGLNADAHHGLNEHAIKYRKGKRNSVAILLSFTGGNVTMSEVGQYLKDNGIMLIGVGGLNSPRLQSICHQYIAVEDRDYIFNIESIGSYISITYVMDILYLSLLSEDYQKNLEAALEVHKERHG; encoded by the coding sequence ATGTTACTAGATAATTTAGAAAATAAAAAAGATTTCACCACGTCAGAACAATTGATTGCCGATTATATATTGAAAAACCCTACTGCAGTACAGTCAATGACAGCAGAAGAGTTAGGGAAAAAATCTTTTACTTCAAAAGCAACCGTATTGAGATTTTGCAATAAATTGGATTTAAAAGGGTTCAATGATTTGCGTCACCATTTAATTAAAGAAATTTATGAAAAGAATCGGTTAATTGAATTAATTGAAGACGAACCTATTCACGACCAATCAACATTAGAAGAGATTATAACGGTTTTACCATCACTCTATGACCGAGCAATTGGCGAAAGTAAATTACGTTGGGATGATAAAGCCTTAAAACAAGCAATAAAACTGTTAAAGGAAGCGGAGTTCATTGATATATATGGTAGTGGTATAACCTATAGTTGCGCAACAGCAGCAGCCTTCAAATTTCAATCAATTGGTCTCAATGCTGATGCTCATCATGGTTTAAATGAACACGCAATTAAATATCGAAAAGGTAAGCGAAATTCTGTGGCGATCCTTCTCTCCTTTACTGGCGGGAATGTCACAATGTCAGAAGTGGGACAGTATTTAAAAGATAATGGCATCATGTTAATTGGAGTAGGAGGGTTAAATTCCCCACGCTTACAGTCTATTTGTCACCAATATATTGCGGTTGAAGATCGTGACTATATTTTTAATATAGAATCGATTGGTTCCTATATATCCATTACTTATGTTATGGATATCTTATACCTAAGTCTTTTGTCAGAGGATTATCAAAAAAACTTAGAAGCTGCTTTGGAAGTTCATAAAGAACGCCATGGTTAA